One Triticum dicoccoides isolate Atlit2015 ecotype Zavitan chromosome 5B, WEW_v2.0, whole genome shotgun sequence genomic window carries:
- the LOC119310745 gene encoding uncharacterized protein LOC119310745 gives MSSAWRRSVRRRAPVSEREEGRRELGRRVEELEEAVEGLRGEKNAAEAEEAALCAELNAERGAAESAARETMSMIERLQREKAAALLEARQFRRLAEGRVERDRQLHNELASLSALAGGYLALLHAHGIGPADENCYHDHEEERPVEVEHVEPKVDRESTGESVVVVKKSVPPPPAEELECTKDMGCAAASKSVAVECTEEERVDGAPDLYARVGALEADRAATRREVAALRAEPARAVLARDMARRLCRESAAVTTVQKPRFSVLAICKWFFPMILRSKRCFTARSAQVALLTKNVLLSFSRSFHKTQKTFPESLTLTLGFSSALLGMLLLLERFTAALHRRRRRSLLGS, from the exons ATGTCGTCAGCGTGGCGCCGCTCGGTAAGGCGCCGCGCGCCCGTGAGCGAGCGGGAGGAGGGCCGGCGGGAGCTGGGCCGTAGGGTGGAGGAGCTGGAGGAGGCGGTCGAGGGGCTTCGTGGGGAGAAGAACGCGGCGGAGGCAGAGGAAGCGGCGCTGTGCGCTGAGCTGAACGCGGAGCGCGGCGCGGCGGAATCCGCGGCGCGCGAGACCATGTCGATGATCGAGCGGCTTCAGCGGGAGAAGGCGGCCGCGCTCCTGGAAGCGCGCCAGTTCCGCCGGCTGGCCGAGGGACGCGTCGAGCGCGACCGGCAGCTCCACAACGAGCTTGCGTCGTTGTCGGCCCTCGCCGGCGGCTACCTCGCCCTCCTCCACGCCCACGGCATCGGCCCCGCTGACGAGAACTGTTACCATGACCATGAGGAGGAGCGTCCCGTAGAAGTAGAACACGTCGAACCGAAGGTCGACAGGGAGAGTACCGGCGAGAGCGTCGTGGTGGTCAAGAAGTCGGTCCCGCCGCCTCCCGCGGAGGAGCTGGAGTGCACAAAAGACATGGGGTGCGCGGCCGCGTCGAAGTCCGTGGCTGTGGAGTGCACGGAAGAGGAGCGCGTGGACGGTGCGCCGGACCTGTacgcgagggtgggggcgctggAGGCGGACAGGGCGGCCACAcggagggaggtggcggcgctGCGAGCCGAGCCAGCGCGAGCGGTGCTAGCAAGGGACATGGCACGGCGCCTGTGCCGTGAATCCGCGGCCGTCACGACGGTGCAGAAGCCGCGCTTCTCCGTGCTCGCCAtttgcaag TGGTTCTTCCCCATGATCCTAAGGAGCAAGAGATGTTTTACGGCCAGGTCCGCGCAGGTGGCGCTCCTAACCAAAAATGTTCTTCTGTCTTTCAGTCGCAGTTTTCACAAGACGCAAAAAACGTTTCCTGAATCTCTCACGCTGACGCTTGGCTTCTCGTCGGCGCTGCTCGGCATGCTTCTACTTCTAGAGAGATTCACGGCTGCACTGCATCGCCGCCGGCGGCGGTCGTTGTTGGGATCATAG